In Rhizobiales bacterium NRL2, a genomic segment contains:
- a CDS encoding RNA polymerase subunit sigma-24, with amino-acid sequence MSEDDHESVSDGLAANLPRLWRYALVLSRDHATAEDLVQATCLRALERRDQYRTGTNLRAWLFTILSSIWKNHLRAERVRQGAGFADPETALVADGEGEMEMNNLLRRVLIEVERLPEAQRQTVTLVYAEGFTYREAARILDVPIGTIMSRLATARSMPAGLKESPSATPPMEEDERE; translated from the coding sequence ATGAGCGAAGATGATCACGAAAGCGTGAGCGACGGACTGGCGGCGAATCTTCCCCGCCTCTGGCGCTATGCGCTCGTGCTCAGCCGCGATCACGCGACCGCCGAGGATCTGGTGCAGGCGACCTGCCTGCGGGCCCTGGAGCGCCGGGATCAGTACCGCACGGGCACCAACCTCCGGGCCTGGCTGTTCACCATCCTGTCCTCGATCTGGAAGAATCATCTCCGCGCCGAGCGGGTGCGGCAGGGAGCGGGTTTCGCCGACCCGGAAACCGCGCTGGTCGCCGACGGCGAGGGCGAGATGGAAATGAATAATCTGCTGCGGCGAGTGTTGATTGAGGTCGAAAGACTGCCGGAAGCGCAGCGGCAGACCGTCACCCTGGTCTATGCGGAGGGGTTTACCTACCGTGAAGCTGCGCGAATTCTGGACGTCCCCATCGGAACCATCATGTCCCGGCTTGCCACGGCACGATCCATGCCTGCAGGCCTGAAGGAGTCGCCGTCCGCGACCCCGCCTATGGAGGAAGACGAGCGGGAATGA
- a CDS encoding trans-aconitate methyltransferase, with the protein MSGQPQDWQSDRYQKNAGFVPVLGMPVVELLRPQSGERILDLGCGDGYLTEKLVEMGCEVVGVDAGEDMIRVAREKGLDAHVMDGHALNFEAEFDAVFSNAALHWMLRPAEVIAGVKRALKPGGRFVGEFGGHTNVAACKTAMIAVLNARGLDGASFSPWYFPTPEEYGSLLTAQGFEVHTAELIPRPTPLPTDVGGWMDTFGEAFFKALPADQRAEARAEAVELLRPSLCDSEGRWTADYVRLRFSASLPG; encoded by the coding sequence ATGAGCGGGCAGCCGCAGGACTGGCAGTCCGACCGCTACCAGAAGAACGCCGGATTCGTTCCGGTCCTGGGCATGCCCGTGGTGGAACTGCTGCGGCCGCAGAGCGGCGAGCGCATCCTCGATCTCGGCTGCGGCGACGGCTATCTGACCGAGAAGCTCGTGGAAATGGGTTGCGAGGTCGTTGGCGTCGACGCCGGCGAGGACATGATCCGCGTCGCCCGGGAAAAGGGCCTGGATGCGCATGTCATGGACGGTCACGCGCTGAATTTCGAGGCGGAGTTCGACGCCGTGTTCTCCAATGCCGCATTGCACTGGATGCTGCGGCCCGCCGAGGTCATCGCCGGCGTGAAACGGGCGCTGAAGCCGGGCGGGCGGTTCGTCGGCGAGTTCGGCGGCCATACCAACGTCGCCGCCTGCAAGACCGCCATGATCGCGGTGCTCAATGCGCGCGGCCTCGATGGCGCCTCGTTCTCGCCATGGTATTTCCCCACGCCCGAGGAATATGGATCCCTGCTGACGGCGCAGGGTTTCGAGGTCCACACCGCCGAACTGATACCGCGTCCGACCCCGCTGCCGACCGATGTCGGCGGCTGGATGGACACATTTGGCGAGGCGTTCTTCAAGGCCCTGCCGGCCGACCAGCGCGCCGAGGCCCGCGCCGAGGCCGTGGAACTGCTGAGGCCCAGCCTCTGCGACAGCGAGGGAAGATGGACCGCCGACTACGTCAGACTGCGCTTCTCGGCGTCCTTGCCGGGCTGA
- a CDS encoding outer membrane lipid asymmetry maintenance protein MlaD encodes MVSNVLETVIGAVVLAIAAIFIIFAYRTADIAPTSGFPLTAKFDKIDGLNVGADVRMSGIKIGSVMSTELEPSSLLAVVRINVRKGVDIPDDSAIRILTEGLMGDSYLSVEPGGGIDNMEAGDNFRFAQGAVNLIDLVGQAIYSSGKSE; translated from the coding sequence ATGGTCAGCAATGTCCTCGAGACAGTGATCGGCGCGGTGGTTCTCGCCATCGCCGCGATCTTCATCATCTTCGCCTACCGGACCGCGGATATCGCGCCCACGTCCGGCTTTCCGCTGACGGCCAAGTTCGACAAGATCGACGGCCTGAACGTCGGCGCCGACGTGCGCATGAGCGGCATCAAGATCGGTTCCGTCATGTCCACCGAACTGGAACCGTCCAGCCTGCTCGCCGTCGTGCGCATCAACGTGCGCAAGGGCGTCGACATTCCCGACGATTCGGCCATCCGGATCCTGACCGAGGGCCTGATGGGCGATTCCTATCTTTCGGTCGAACCGGGCGGGGGGATCGACAACATGGAGGCGGGCGACAATTTCCGCTTTGCCCAGGGGGCGGTGAACCTGATCGATCTGGTCGGCCAGGCGATCTATTCCAGCGGCAAGTCGGAATGA
- a CDS encoding NADH dehydrogenase, whose translation MPNMFTRFMTWRRGRKVGEDQFGNAYYEDRKEAGRRWVVYKGIDEGSKVPPMWNAWLHHTIDEVPKEGDSIVYDWERPHEPNLTGTPHAYRPKGHVTRRAERDASDADYEAWSPDR comes from the coding sequence ATGCCCAACATGTTCACCCGTTTCATGACCTGGCGGCGCGGCAGGAAGGTCGGCGAGGACCAGTTCGGCAACGCCTACTACGAGGACCGCAAGGAAGCGGGCCGCCGCTGGGTCGTCTACAAGGGGATCGACGAGGGCTCGAAGGTGCCGCCGATGTGGAACGCCTGGCTGCACCACACTATCGACGAAGTCCCGAAGGAGGGCGATTCGATCGTCTATGACTGGGAAAGGCCGCATGAGCCGAACCTGACGGGTACGCCGCACGCCTACCGCCCGAAGGGTCATGTCACGCGCCGGGCGGAACGGGATGCGTCGGACGCCGACTATGAAGCCTGGTCGCCCGACCGGTAA
- a CDS encoding valine--tRNA ligase, whose product MVSVQSETAGSAMLDKTYRPQEVEQRLYRDWEQGGLFRCGQVDGDPFTIVIPPPNVTGSLHMGHALNNTLQDVLMRWRRMKGRDALWQPGTDHAGIATQMVVERQLAEQGKNRRDMGREAFVERVWEWKEESGGTITNQLRRLGASCDWDRERFTMDEGLSAAVRKVFVDLYRQDLIYRDKRLVNWDPKLLTAISDLEVENREVKGHMWHFRYPVEGEDGAFITVATTRPETMLGDTCVAVHPDDERYTGLIGKHVILPLVGRRIPIVADEYADPEQGSGAVKITPAHDFNDFEVGKRHDAEMVNIFDEHAVLNDNVPEAYRGLERFAAREKVIADLEAEGLLEQIDEITHTVPYGDRSGVVIEPWLTDQWFVDAATLAKPAIEAVETGRIQFVPKNWENTYFEWMRNIQPWCVSRQLWWGHQIPAWYGPDGAIFVEHTEEEAGAAAEKHYGRKVELTRDEDVLDTWFSSALWPFSTLGWPDETPELKRYYPTDVLITGFDIIFFWVARMIMMGLHFMDGIPFHTVYIHALVRDEKGQKMSKSKGNVIDPLDLIDEYGADALRFTLTAMAAQGRDIKLSPQRVAGYRNFATKIWNAARFCEMNQCAEPAEFDPAALTQPVNRWIAAEAARAAQAIDRELEAFRFNEAAGAAYRFVWNTFCDWYLELAKPALQSNDAEVSGETRATAGWALNRILAMMHPFTPFVTEELWQRTGGEGSVSALDWPAIDFADAEAEKEFGFVIDLISEIRSVRAETNVPPGAQIVAHFPDADDERKSRIERNRQMISRLARLSELVFAMPDGAGGAETVVDGMRVVLPLADVIDIGAEKTRLSKEIEKLDGEIARIEKKLANENFVSRAPEHVVEQERERREDAAAARTKLNAALERLSAA is encoded by the coding sequence ATGGTGTCAGTTCAATCGGAAACGGCGGGTTCGGCGATGCTGGACAAGACCTATCGGCCCCAGGAGGTCGAACAGCGGCTCTATCGCGACTGGGAACAGGGCGGCCTGTTCCGCTGCGGTCAGGTGGACGGCGATCCCTTCACCATCGTGATCCCGCCGCCGAACGTCACCGGCAGCCTGCACATGGGCCACGCGCTCAACAACACGCTGCAGGACGTCCTGATGCGCTGGCGGCGCATGAAGGGGCGCGATGCGCTGTGGCAGCCGGGCACGGACCACGCCGGCATCGCCACCCAGATGGTCGTGGAACGCCAGCTCGCCGAGCAGGGGAAGAACCGCCGCGACATGGGCCGGGAGGCCTTCGTCGAGCGCGTCTGGGAATGGAAGGAGGAGTCGGGCGGCACCATCACCAACCAGCTCCGCCGCCTGGGCGCGTCCTGCGACTGGGACCGCGAGCGCTTCACCATGGACGAGGGGCTTTCCGCTGCCGTCCGCAAGGTCTTCGTCGACCTCTACAGACAGGATCTGATCTACCGCGACAAGCGGCTGGTCAACTGGGATCCGAAGCTGCTGACCGCGATCTCCGACCTGGAGGTGGAGAACCGCGAAGTGAAGGGCCACATGTGGCACTTCCGCTATCCGGTCGAGGGCGAGGACGGCGCCTTCATCACCGTCGCGACCACCCGGCCGGAGACGATGCTGGGCGACACCTGCGTGGCGGTCCACCCGGACGACGAGCGCTACACCGGCCTGATCGGCAAGCACGTCATCCTGCCGCTGGTCGGCCGCCGCATCCCGATCGTCGCCGACGAATACGCCGATCCCGAACAGGGCTCCGGCGCGGTGAAGATCACGCCGGCCCACGACTTCAACGACTTCGAGGTCGGCAAGCGCCACGACGCCGAGATGGTCAACATCTTCGACGAGCACGCGGTCCTGAACGACAATGTGCCCGAGGCCTATCGCGGTCTGGAGCGTTTCGCCGCGCGCGAGAAGGTCATCGCCGATCTGGAGGCCGAAGGCCTGCTGGAGCAGATCGACGAGATCACCCACACGGTGCCCTATGGCGACCGCTCCGGCGTCGTCATCGAACCGTGGCTCACCGACCAGTGGTTCGTCGATGCGGCCACGCTGGCGAAGCCCGCCATCGAGGCCGTCGAGACAGGCCGCATCCAGTTCGTCCCGAAGAACTGGGAGAACACCTATTTCGAGTGGATGCGCAACATCCAGCCCTGGTGCGTCAGCCGCCAGCTCTGGTGGGGCCACCAGATTCCGGCCTGGTACGGACCCGACGGCGCGATCTTCGTCGAGCACACCGAGGAAGAGGCGGGAGCCGCGGCGGAGAAGCACTATGGCCGCAAGGTCGAGCTGACCCGCGACGAGGACGTCCTGGATACCTGGTTCTCGTCCGCACTGTGGCCGTTCTCGACGCTGGGCTGGCCCGACGAGACGCCGGAGCTCAAACGCTACTACCCGACCGACGTGCTGATCACCGGCTTCGACATCATCTTCTTCTGGGTCGCCAGGATGATCATGATGGGTCTTCACTTCATGGACGGGATTCCGTTCCACACGGTCTACATCCATGCCCTGGTCCGCGACGAGAAGGGCCAGAAGATGTCCAAGTCGAAGGGCAACGTCATCGACCCGTTGGACCTGATCGACGAATACGGCGCCGACGCACTGCGCTTCACGCTGACGGCGATGGCCGCACAGGGCCGCGACATCAAGCTTTCGCCACAGCGGGTCGCCGGCTACCGCAACTTCGCCACCAAGATATGGAACGCCGCGCGTTTCTGCGAGATGAACCAGTGCGCAGAGCCGGCGGAATTCGACCCTGCGGCCCTGACCCAGCCGGTGAACCGCTGGATCGCGGCCGAAGCGGCGCGTGCGGCCCAGGCGATCGACCGCGAACTGGAGGCCTTCCGTTTCAACGAGGCGGCCGGCGCCGCCTACCGCTTCGTCTGGAACACCTTCTGCGACTGGTATCTGGAACTGGCCAAGCCGGCGCTGCAGTCCAACGACGCCGAGGTCTCCGGCGAGACGCGCGCAACCGCAGGTTGGGCGTTGAACCGCATCCTGGCGATGATGCATCCCTTCACACCCTTCGTCACCGAGGAGCTCTGGCAGCGCACCGGCGGCGAAGGTTCGGTCTCGGCCCTCGACTGGCCGGCCATCGATTTCGCGGATGCGGAAGCCGAGAAGGAATTCGGCTTCGTCATCGACCTGATCTCCGAGATCCGCTCCGTCCGGGCCGAGACCAACGTCCCGCCCGGCGCCCAGATCGTCGCCCACTTTCCCGATGCGGACGACGAACGTAAGTCGCGGATCGAGCGCAACCGGCAGATGATCTCCCGCCTGGCCCGGCTGTCGGAACTGGTGTTCGCCATGCCCGACGGCGCCGGCGGCGCGGAGACGGTCGTCGACGGCATGCGGGTGGTGCTGCCGCTGGCCGACGTCATCGACATCGGCGCCGAGAAGACGCGGCTGTCGAAGGAGATCGAGAAGCTGGACGGCGAGATCGCGCGCATCGAGAAGAAGCTCGCCAACGAGAACTTCGTCTCCCGCGCACCCGAACACGTGGTCGAGCAGGAGCGGGAGCGCCGCGAGGACGCGGCGGCGGCCCGCACCAAGCTCAACGCCGCGCTGGAGCGCCTCTCGGCCGCCTGA
- a CDS encoding protein-L-isoaspartate O-methyltransferase yields the protein MDYEAARQAMINSQLRPNRLIDERLIEAIDRVPREAFVPKELRGIAYVDEDLPLGDGRYMMEPMVLARMLQDARIEADDTVLVVGCTTGYGAAVAAALAGTVIALEQDPEFVRRATETLAGLGIANVAVVEGELAQGIPDQGPFDVIILEGAVAEVPETLLDQLAEGGRLMTVLREGGIGKLIIFTRVGGIGRRTIFDAATPVLPGFEKKKSFVF from the coding sequence CTGGATTACGAGGCCGCCCGCCAGGCCATGATCAACAGCCAGCTCCGGCCGAACCGGCTGATCGACGAGCGTCTGATCGAGGCGATCGATCGCGTGCCGAGAGAGGCCTTCGTGCCCAAGGAACTGCGCGGCATCGCCTATGTCGACGAGGACCTGCCGCTGGGCGATGGCCGCTACATGATGGAGCCGATGGTGCTGGCGCGCATGCTGCAGGACGCCCGCATCGAGGCCGACGATACGGTGCTGGTGGTCGGCTGCACCACGGGCTACGGCGCGGCCGTGGCCGCGGCGCTGGCCGGCACGGTGATCGCGCTGGAGCAGGATCCGGAATTCGTCCGCCGCGCCACCGAGACGCTGGCGGGCCTGGGCATCGCCAACGTGGCGGTGGTCGAGGGCGAACTGGCGCAGGGCATTCCCGACCAGGGCCCCTTCGACGTGATCATACTGGAAGGTGCGGTGGCCGAAGTGCCGGAGACCCTGCTGGACCAGCTCGCCGAAGGCGGGCGGCTGATGACGGTGCTGCGCGAGGGCGGCATCGGCAAGCTGATCATCTTCACCCGCGTGGGCGGGATCGGCCGGCGCACGATCTTCGACGCGGCGACGCCCGTCCTGCCCGGCTTCGAGAAGAAGAAGAGTTTCGTGTTTTGA
- a CDS encoding glutathione-dependent reductase, whose product MGLLENGVWRDKPREPGKKGEFVRKDAQLRNWIGKGGEFPPESGRYHLYVSYACPWAHRTLIFRKLKGLADHISFSVVHPLMLENGWELTKDFEGATGDPVNGFTYLHQVYTANDPAYTGRVSVPVLWDRKTGRIVSNESAEIIRMLNSAFDDLTGNTDDYYPEDLRNEIDLVNERVYETVNNGVYRSGFARTQDAYEEAVTELFDTMDWLEDRLSKQRYLAGDRVTEADWRLFPTMIRFDHVYHGHFKCNRNRLIEFPNLFGLTRELYQWPGVAETVNMEHIRWHYYYSHPWVNPARVVSIGPEIDFDAPHGRERLKAA is encoded by the coding sequence ATGGGCCTGCTGGAAAACGGCGTCTGGCGCGACAAGCCCCGCGAGCCGGGCAAGAAAGGCGAGTTCGTCCGCAAGGACGCCCAGCTGCGCAACTGGATCGGGAAGGGCGGCGAATTCCCGCCCGAATCCGGGCGCTATCACCTCTATGTCTCCTATGCCTGTCCCTGGGCCCACCGCACGCTGATCTTCCGCAAGCTGAAGGGGCTGGCCGATCACATTTCCTTTTCCGTGGTCCATCCGCTGATGCTGGAGAACGGCTGGGAACTGACGAAGGACTTCGAGGGCGCGACGGGCGACCCGGTCAACGGCTTCACCTATCTGCATCAGGTCTACACCGCCAACGACCCGGCCTACACCGGCCGGGTCAGCGTGCCGGTGCTCTGGGACAGGAAGACGGGCCGCATCGTTTCCAACGAGAGCGCGGAGATCATCCGGATGCTGAATTCGGCGTTCGACGATCTCACCGGCAACACCGACGACTACTATCCCGAGGATCTCCGCAACGAGATCGATCTCGTCAACGAACGCGTCTACGAGACCGTCAACAACGGCGTCTACCGCTCCGGCTTCGCGCGGACCCAGGACGCCTATGAGGAGGCGGTCACCGAGCTGTTCGACACCATGGACTGGCTGGAGGACCGGCTCTCGAAGCAGCGCTATCTCGCCGGCGACCGCGTCACCGAGGCCGACTGGCGGCTGTTCCCGACCATGATCCGCTTCGACCACGTCTATCACGGCCACTTCAAGTGCAACCGAAACCGGCTGATCGAGTTCCCCAACCTGTTCGGCCTGACGCGTGAGCTCTACCAGTGGCCCGGCGTCGCCGAGACGGTGAACATGGAGCACATCCGCTGGCACTACTACTACAGCCATCCCTGGGTGAACCCGGCGCGCGTCGTTTCCATCGGTCCGGAAATCGACTTCGACGCGCCCCACGGACGGGAGCGGCTGAAGGCGGCGTGA
- a CDS encoding LysR family transcriptional regulator — protein sequence MHDLTAMAVFAAIAEAMSFSQAAERLNLSKSAVSKQLARLEERLGARLVNRTTRQISLTEVGEIYYGFCARILKDAEAADMAVAQLQAAPRGRLRVNAPMSFGTMHLAPAVASFMAEYPDIHVELELTDSFIDLIDSGFDLAIRITQMADSSLIARRLAPSRNRVMASPAYLEKFGRPEHPGDLKRHRCLIYANSSETSFWTFRQGGDSQQVAVDGPLRSNNGEILRDAAIAGAGLSIQPLFIAWQAVRRGELVPVLEDWTIRELSIQAVYPHRRHLSPKVRAFIDHLAGCFGDPPYWEG from the coding sequence ATGCACGACCTGACGGCCATGGCGGTGTTCGCCGCGATCGCGGAGGCGATGAGCTTCAGCCAGGCGGCGGAGCGGCTCAACCTCTCGAAGTCGGCGGTCTCCAAGCAGCTCGCGCGGCTGGAGGAGCGGCTGGGCGCCAGGCTGGTCAACCGCACGACGCGCCAGATCAGCCTGACGGAGGTCGGCGAGATCTACTACGGCTTCTGCGCCCGCATCCTGAAGGACGCGGAGGCCGCCGACATGGCCGTGGCCCAGCTGCAGGCCGCGCCGCGCGGGCGGCTGCGCGTCAACGCGCCGATGAGCTTCGGCACCATGCACCTCGCGCCAGCGGTGGCGAGCTTCATGGCCGAATACCCGGACATCCATGTCGAGCTGGAGTTGACGGACAGCTTCATCGACCTGATCGACAGCGGTTTCGATCTGGCCATCCGTATCACGCAGATGGCGGATTCCAGCCTGATCGCGCGCCGGCTGGCGCCCTCGCGCAACCGGGTGATGGCGAGCCCCGCCTATCTGGAGAAGTTCGGCCGGCCGGAACATCCGGGGGACCTGAAGCGTCACCGCTGTCTGATCTACGCCAATTCGTCGGAGACGAGCTTCTGGACCTTCCGCCAGGGCGGCGACAGCCAGCAGGTCGCCGTCGACGGGCCGCTCCGCTCCAACAATGGCGAGATCCTGCGCGACGCGGCCATCGCCGGGGCCGGGCTGTCGATCCAGCCGCTGTTCATCGCCTGGCAGGCGGTGCGCCGGGGCGAACTCGTGCCCGTGCTGGAGGACTGGACGATCCGCGAGCTCTCGATCCAGGCGGTCTATCCCCACCGCCGCCACCTCTCGCCAAAGGTCCGCGCCTTCATCGACCACCTGGCCGGCTGCTTCGGCGACCCGCCCTACTGGGAAGGATAG
- a CDS encoding bifunctional 3-demethylubiquinol 3-O-methyltransferase/2-polyprenyl-6-hydroxyphenol methylase, producing MTSTTVDPDEIERFAAMAEDWWDPDGPMKPLHRLTPARMRYLADRLARHSGRGAGAASLTGLSVLDIGCGGGLVSEPLARLGAEVTGVDAAAKNIEAARLHAAEAGLKIDYRHGTAEVLAEKGERFDAVLALEIIEHVADPPLFVQSLASLVKPGGLVVFSTLNRTAKSFALAIVGAEYVLGWVPRGTHSHDKFVKPSELARWCRDAGLEVTDLTGLVYSPLAGWSLDAKDLDVNYFACAARPAA from the coding sequence ATGACCTCGACCACGGTCGACCCGGACGAGATCGAGCGTTTCGCCGCGATGGCGGAGGACTGGTGGGATCCGGACGGACCCATGAAGCCGCTGCATCGCCTGACGCCCGCGCGCATGCGCTATCTGGCCGACCGGTTGGCGCGGCATTCCGGGCGCGGCGCCGGCGCCGCGTCGCTGACGGGGCTTTCCGTGCTCGACATCGGTTGCGGCGGCGGTCTGGTCTCGGAGCCGCTGGCGCGCCTCGGCGCCGAAGTCACCGGCGTCGACGCGGCGGCGAAGAACATCGAGGCGGCGCGCCTGCACGCCGCGGAAGCGGGGCTGAAGATCGACTACCGCCACGGCACGGCCGAGGTCCTGGCCGAAAAGGGCGAACGCTTCGACGCCGTCCTCGCGCTGGAAATCATCGAGCATGTCGCGGATCCGCCGCTGTTCGTGCAGTCGCTCGCGAGCCTCGTGAAACCCGGCGGGCTCGTGGTCTTCTCCACGCTGAACCGCACCGCGAAGTCCTTCGCGCTCGCCATCGTCGGCGCGGAGTACGTGCTGGGCTGGGTGCCGCGCGGCACGCACAGCCACGACAAGTTCGTGAAGCCGTCCGAACTCGCCCGCTGGTGCCGGGATGCCGGGCTGGAGGTCACTGACCTGACGGGCCTGGTCTACTCGCCGCTGGCCGGCTGGTCGCTCGACGCGAAGGACCTGGACGTGAACTACTTCGCCTGCGCGGCGCGTCCGGCGGCGTAG
- a CDS encoding aspartate kinase: MARIVMKFGGTSVGDIDRIKAAALRVKREVEAGNEVAVVVSAMSGETNRLVDLARAASPMHDAREYDVVVASGEQVTIGLMAMALQAVGVHARSWLGWQVPVHTTDVHSSARITGIDTDEIVRRFGEGQVAVVAGFQGVAPNGRITTLGRGGSDTSAVALAAALKADRCDIYTDVDGVYTTDPRIVPAARKLARITYEEMLELASLGAKVLQTRSVELAMNHGVRIHVRSSFSDEPGTLVVDEEEIVEQQMVNGVTYAPNEAKITLRKVADRPGVSAGIFGPLADANINVDMIVQNVSEDGATTDLTFTVPRDSLDRALKVLDGVRDEVQWSELTSDPNVVKVSIVGVGMRSHVGVAKTMFRALAEKGINIQVITTSEIKVSVLIGADYTELAVRALHSAFELDAA, from the coding sequence ATGGCGCGCATCGTCATGAAATTCGGCGGCACGTCCGTCGGCGACATCGATCGGATCAAGGCGGCCGCCCTGCGCGTCAAGCGGGAAGTCGAGGCCGGCAACGAGGTCGCGGTCGTGGTCTCGGCCATGTCGGGGGAAACCAACCGGCTGGTCGATCTGGCGCGGGCCGCCTCGCCCATGCACGACGCCCGCGAATACGACGTCGTCGTCGCTTCCGGCGAGCAGGTCACCATCGGCCTGATGGCGATGGCGCTGCAGGCGGTCGGCGTCCATGCACGCTCCTGGCTGGGCTGGCAGGTGCCCGTGCACACCACCGACGTGCACAGCTCGGCCCGCATCACCGGCATCGACACCGACGAGATCGTCCGCCGCTTCGGCGAGGGCCAGGTCGCGGTGGTCGCCGGCTTTCAGGGCGTGGCGCCGAACGGCCGGATCACCACGCTGGGCCGCGGCGGTTCCGACACCTCCGCCGTGGCGCTCGCGGCGGCGCTGAAGGCCGACCGCTGCGACATCTACACCGACGTCGACGGCGTCTATACCACCGACCCGCGCATCGTGCCCGCGGCGCGCAAGCTGGCCCGCATCACCTACGAGGAGATGCTGGAGCTGGCCTCGCTGGGCGCCAAGGTGCTGCAGACCCGTTCGGTGGAATTGGCCATGAATCACGGCGTCCGCATACATGTGCGGTCGAGTTTCAGCGACGAGCCCGGCACACTGGTCGTCGACGAGGAGGAAATCGTGGAACAGCAGATGGTCAACGGCGTGACCTACGCCCCCAACGAGGCCAAGATCACGCTCCGCAAGGTCGCCGACCGCCCGGGCGTTTCCGCCGGCATCTTCGGGCCGCTGGCCGACGCCAACATCAATGTCGACATGATCGTCCAGAACGTCTCGGAGGACGGCGCCACGACCGACCTGACCTTCACCGTGCCGCGCGACAGCCTGGACCGGGCGCTGAAGGTGCTGGACGGCGTCAGGGACGAGGTCCAGTGGAGCGAGCTGACCTCCGACCCCAATGTGGTCAAGGTCTCCATCGTCGGCGTCGGCATGCGCAGCCATGTGGGCGTCGCCAAGACCATGTTCCGCGCGCTGGCCGAGAAGGGCATCAACATCCAGGTCATCACCACGTCGGAGATCAAGGTCAGCGTGCTGATCGGCGCGGACTACACGGAACTGGCGGTCAGGGCGCTGCACAGCGCGTTCGAACTCGACGCGGCCTGA